The following proteins come from a genomic window of Acinetobacter baumannii:
- a CDS encoding TetR/AcrR family transcriptional regulator, with amino-acid sequence MKNLEASFRALRVLHTAKNLFNQYGFHKVGVDRIIADSQIPKATFYNYFHSKERLIQMSLTFQTDALKEEVFSTIYSYRELMVFDKLKRIFFLHADSDGLYRLPFKAIFEIEKHYPSAYKVVIDYRNWLIQEIHKLLLTVKPAATVEDAHMFLFVVDGAMVQLLGSNQTDEREYLIDYFLSRV; translated from the coding sequence ATGAAAAATTTAGAAGCTTCATTTAGAGCATTGCGAGTGCTCCACACGGCAAAAAATTTATTTAACCAATACGGGTTTCATAAGGTAGGGGTAGACCGAATTATTGCCGACTCCCAAATTCCCAAAGCCACCTTTTACAACTACTTCCATTCAAAAGAAAGACTCATCCAGATGAGCTTAACTTTTCAAACAGACGCTTTAAAAGAAGAGGTATTTTCCACGATCTATTCGTACCGTGAACTGATGGTGTTCGATAAACTCAAGAGAATTTTCTTTTTACATGCTGACTCAGATGGGCTTTATCGTTTACCTTTTAAAGCAATTTTTGAAATAGAAAAGCATTATCCGTCGGCTTATAAAGTGGTTATTGATTATCGAAACTGGCTTATTCAGGAAATTCATAAACTACTTTTAACTGTAAAACCTGCCGCTACAGTTGAAGATGCGCATATGTTCTTGTTTGTGGTCGATGGGGCGATGGTGCAGCTTTTAGGCTCAAATCAAACTGATGAAAGGGAATATTTAATTGATTATTTTCTAAGTCGGGTTTGA
- a CDS encoding helix-turn-helix domain-containing protein: METIHDFYRRFSLTRDSDYSVPSTSFGHFNVFQRDACSFLTPYSRRDYYKISLVLGTGELHYANRWIRVDRPALLFSNPMVPYAWEINSPEQAGWFCLFTEEFVNQESRQSFLKDSPLFKVDGDPLYFLNDPQVEEISFIFKKMMNEINSDYIHKYNVLRNYLHLIVHEAMKMQPTQQFEKHSNASVRICHLFFELLERQFPIDSPHFQLKLKTANDFAYGLSVHVNHLNRAVKEATGKTTSEHISSRITQEAKALLQHTSWNISEIAYSLGFEYSAYFTNFFKKNTGFSPKKFREDCVA; encoded by the coding sequence ATGGAAACCATACATGATTTTTATCGCCGCTTTTCTTTAACCAGAGATAGCGATTACTCGGTTCCATCGACTTCGTTTGGACATTTTAACGTGTTCCAACGCGATGCCTGCTCGTTTCTCACACCTTATAGCCGCCGCGATTATTATAAAATTTCACTGGTTTTAGGCACAGGTGAACTTCACTATGCCAACCGCTGGATACGAGTCGACCGCCCTGCTTTACTGTTTTCAAACCCAATGGTGCCCTATGCATGGGAAATTAATTCGCCCGAACAGGCAGGCTGGTTTTGTCTATTTACCGAAGAGTTTGTAAACCAAGAATCGCGACAAAGCTTTTTAAAAGACTCGCCCCTATTTAAAGTCGACGGCGACCCGCTATATTTTTTAAACGACCCACAGGTTGAAGAAATTTCATTTATTTTCAAAAAGATGATGAATGAAATAAATTCAGACTACATTCATAAATACAACGTTTTAAGAAATTATTTGCATCTGATTGTGCATGAAGCCATGAAAATGCAACCGACCCAACAGTTTGAAAAACATAGTAATGCTTCGGTACGCATTTGCCATTTGTTCTTTGAATTATTAGAGCGCCAGTTCCCAATCGACTCGCCACATTTTCAGCTTAAACTCAAAACTGCAAATGACTTTGCCTATGGCTTGTCTGTGCATGTCAACCATTTAAACCGAGCTGTAAAAGAAGCCACAGGTAAAACTACGTCTGAGCATATTAGCTCGCGCATTACGCAAGAAGCCAAAGCGCTGCTACAACACACCAGTTGGAACATTTCCGAAATTGCCTATAGCTTAGGCTTTGAATATTCAGCATATTTCACCAATTTCTTTAAGAAAAATACCGGTTTTTCGCCTAAAAAATTCCGCGAAGACTGTGTGGCCTAA
- a CDS encoding aldo/keto reductase, with protein sequence MKYRTLGQTGEKVSALGLGCMGMSFAYGASDDTQSIATLEKALDFGINFWDTADMYGNGANEVLLSKVLEKHRDKVFLATKFGFRYKEDNLNPQNSLESYIDGSPEWIKVAVENSLRRLNTDVIDLYYAHRIDPNVPVEDTIGAMADLVKQGKVRYLGLSEASAETIRKAHAIHPIAAVQHEYSLLTREFEQTHLQTIRELGISLVPYSPLSRGLITNTLDVNNLDENDFRRQLPRYQGDNWKNNQSLAQAFSEFAQSKNATAAQLALAWILAQGDDIIPIPGTRKIERLVENAGAVDLHLTAADLAEIDAIIARYPNMGARYNAQQLAAVNH encoded by the coding sequence ATGAAATATAGAACTTTAGGACAAACAGGCGAAAAAGTATCAGCACTTGGTTTAGGTTGCATGGGAATGAGCTTTGCCTATGGTGCCTCAGACGACACACAAAGCATTGCAACTCTAGAAAAGGCCTTAGACTTCGGTATTAACTTTTGGGACACCGCCGACATGTACGGCAACGGCGCAAATGAAGTTTTGCTTTCAAAAGTTTTAGAAAAACACCGCGACAAAGTGTTTTTGGCGACCAAATTTGGCTTTCGCTATAAAGAAGACAACCTTAACCCACAAAACTCTTTAGAGTCTTATATCGACGGTTCTCCAGAGTGGATTAAAGTCGCGGTCGAAAACAGCTTAAGACGCTTAAATACAGACGTGATTGATTTGTATTATGCGCACCGCATAGACCCAAATGTTCCAGTTGAAGATACCATTGGCGCAATGGCTGACTTGGTCAAACAAGGTAAAGTGCGTTATTTAGGGCTGAGTGAAGCGTCGGCTGAAACTATTCGTAAAGCACATGCGATTCACCCGATTGCAGCGGTTCAACATGAATATTCGCTACTTACCCGTGAGTTTGAGCAAACCCATTTGCAAACCATTCGTGAGTTAGGCATTAGCCTTGTGCCTTATTCACCTTTATCGCGTGGTTTAATTACCAATACGCTTGATGTAAATAACTTAGACGAAAATGATTTCCGTCGCCAGTTACCACGCTACCAAGGCGATAACTGGAAAAATAACCAAAGCTTGGCGCAAGCATTTAGCGAGTTTGCTCAAAGCAAAAATGCGACAGCAGCTCAACTGGCTTTGGCTTGGATTTTGGCGCAAGGTGATGACATTATTCCAATTCCGGGTACGCGTAAAATCGAGCGACTTGTTGAAAATGCTGGCGCTGTAGACCTTCATTTAACAGCGGCAGATTTGGCAGAAATCGACGCGATTATTGCGAGATACCCAAACATGGGCGCACGCTATAACGCTCAGCAACTTGCTGCGGTGAACCACTAA
- a CDS encoding DMT family transporter, producing the protein MNNLIIGTLFALCAAALNASIGVISKLLMHSGLNPQDIAFLKTIIAFFFLSVFLFKVPVSQKIAFISSTPSKLSVFAQIAICAFLGIFSLFFFETIAYNHGAAAHVVVVLMASAAISALFFGRFILKESIYIHSLIGTLLAVAGISIISWKGENSLLMLINASIAGTGYGLFSVLVKKFKLNGGLFLTKYLLLFGSVYLAVPFLINLHSITFNSDIILGLIGLAVLPTILGFFCTTKALSYMSAAKVQVTELSEPIFAALMAWVFIHEQPTLSFLYGAIFIISGIFLMNRAPKSN; encoded by the coding sequence GTGAATAATTTAATTATTGGAACCCTATTTGCACTGTGTGCAGCGGCTTTAAATGCATCTATTGGCGTCATTAGTAAATTACTCATGCACAGTGGTTTAAACCCGCAAGACATTGCCTTTTTAAAAACCATTATCGCCTTTTTCTTTTTAAGTGTGTTTTTATTTAAAGTGCCTGTCAGCCAAAAGATTGCATTTATTAGCAGCACGCCAAGTAAACTCAGCGTTTTTGCTCAAATTGCTATCTGTGCTTTTTTAGGTATTTTCTCGCTATTCTTTTTTGAGACCATTGCTTATAACCACGGTGCTGCGGCCCATGTGGTGGTGGTACTCATGGCTTCGGCTGCCATCTCTGCCCTATTTTTTGGGAGGTTCATTTTAAAAGAAAGCATCTACATTCATTCGCTTATTGGAACATTATTGGCGGTTGCTGGGATTAGCATTATTTCGTGGAAAGGGGAAAATAGCCTTTTAATGCTGATCAACGCTTCTATTGCCGGTACGGGTTATGGCTTATTTTCGGTTTTAGTGAAAAAGTTCAAATTAAACGGCGGCCTGTTTCTGACTAAATACTTACTACTGTTTGGTAGTGTTTATCTTGCAGTTCCGTTTTTAATAAACTTGCATAGCATTACTTTTAATAGTGACATCATTTTAGGTTTGATTGGTTTAGCTGTTCTACCAACCATACTCGGCTTTTTCTGTACCACTAAAGCGTTGTCTTATATGAGTGCCGCAAAGGTACAAGTGACCGAGCTTTCAGAACCTATTTTTGCAGCGCTTATGGCTTGGGTTTTCATTCATGAACAGCCGACTTTATCGTTTTTATATGGCGCGATTTTTATTATTTCAGGCATCTTTTTAATGAACAGAGCGCCGAAATCAAACTAG
- the sxtR gene encoding multidrug efflux pump transcriptional activator SxtR — protein MELRHIRYFLAVAEEKNFTKAAQRLNMSQPPLSMQIRDLEEELGADLFIRSPHGVELTEAGLAFLNAIQPVQQRVEDAANLVKQVANGEVGQLRLGFTGTSMLNPLIPKCVRYFQQQYPKVNLKLEEANTLLLIDLLLEDRLDVAIIRSPRNMPDSLILQELLAEPLIAALPSESFNLDDVSQEIDLTALRELDFIVSPPSVSAGLFDAIKQACHERGFEPKIGQNAPQIVSILSLVSANLGVSLVPESTKQLQIQGVAYRSLKAPVPTVGLGLAYKKHAPSQMAINFASVVQVACHHANEINEIS, from the coding sequence ATGGAACTCAGGCATATACGCTACTTTTTGGCAGTAGCAGAAGAAAAAAACTTTACCAAAGCTGCGCAGCGCTTAAACATGAGTCAGCCGCCTTTAAGCATGCAAATACGAGACTTAGAAGAAGAACTCGGTGCAGATTTATTTATTCGTTCGCCTCATGGGGTGGAGCTGACCGAAGCTGGGCTTGCCTTTTTAAATGCAATTCAGCCAGTACAGCAGCGTGTAGAAGATGCAGCAAACCTTGTTAAACAAGTGGCAAATGGCGAAGTGGGTCAATTACGGTTAGGCTTTACAGGTACTTCAATGTTGAACCCTTTAATTCCTAAATGCGTTCGCTATTTCCAGCAGCAATACCCGAAAGTAAATTTAAAGCTTGAAGAAGCCAATACCTTACTACTCATCGATTTATTACTTGAAGACCGTTTAGATGTCGCAATTATTCGTTCGCCACGCAATATGCCGGACAGTCTTATACTTCAAGAATTATTAGCTGAGCCGCTCATTGCTGCCTTACCTTCCGAGTCTTTTAATCTAGACGATGTATCACAAGAAATTGATTTAACTGCGCTGCGAGAGCTTGATTTTATTGTCTCGCCACCTTCAGTGAGTGCAGGGCTTTTTGATGCGATTAAACAGGCCTGTCATGAGCGTGGCTTTGAACCGAAAATTGGACAAAATGCCCCGCAAATTGTGTCAATTTTATCGTTGGTGTCTGCAAACTTAGGGGTGTCTTTGGTTCCCGAGTCGACCAAACAATTGCAAATACAAGGTGTGGCTTATCGCTCTTTGAAAGCGCCTGTACCTACGGTGGGTTTAGGGCTTGCCTATAAAAAACATGCCCCTTCACAGATGGCGATTAACTTTGCCAGTGTGGTGCAAGTGGCTTGTCACCACGCCAACGAAATAAATGAAATCAGCTAG
- the sxtP gene encoding multidrug efflux MFS transporter SxtP, producing the protein MNSSSTPSTLNTEATSVLSREWIHKGTKAYKHAGFALFLVGFASFSLIYCVQPLLPAFSQSFQISPASSSLALSLTTAFLAISIVLSSAFSQAIGRRGVIFTSMLCAAILNIVSMFTPNWHSLLIARALEGLLLGGVPAVTMAWIAEEIAPEHLGKTMGLYIAGTAFGGMMGRVGMGILVEYFSWRTALGLLGAICFICSIAFLKLLPVSRNFVQKKGLNLGFHIQMWRAHLSNTKLLRLFAIGFLLTSVFVTLFNYATFRLSGAPYSLSQTQISLIFLSYSFGMVSSSLAGSLADRFGKKTMMMSGFALMILGSLMTLLSSLFGIIIGIAFITTGFFITHSLTSSSVGAESKQAKAHASSLYLLFYYMGSSIVGSAGGWFWLHGGWSAIVGLTVFLSLIGIFLAIYTSHAKAH; encoded by the coding sequence ATGAACTCTTCATCTACACCCAGTACCTTAAACACTGAGGCAACGTCTGTTCTTTCCCGTGAGTGGATTCACAAAGGGACTAAAGCCTATAAACATGCAGGATTTGCTTTATTTCTGGTTGGCTTTGCTAGCTTCTCACTGATTTACTGTGTACAGCCGCTGTTGCCTGCATTTAGCCAAAGCTTCCAGATTAGCCCTGCGAGTAGCTCTTTAGCACTGTCTTTAACCACTGCATTTTTAGCGATTTCAATTGTGCTATCGAGTGCCTTTTCACAAGCGATTGGCCGTCGCGGTGTGATTTTTACATCAATGCTGTGTGCAGCAATTTTAAATATTGTCTCGATGTTTACACCGAACTGGCACAGTTTACTCATAGCGCGTGCGTTAGAAGGTTTACTGCTTGGTGGCGTACCCGCAGTGACTATGGCTTGGATTGCCGAAGAAATTGCACCTGAACACCTCGGTAAAACCATGGGTTTATATATTGCAGGGACAGCCTTTGGTGGCATGATGGGCCGTGTCGGTATGGGTATTTTGGTTGAATATTTTTCATGGCGCACCGCCTTAGGCCTACTTGGAGCAATCTGTTTTATTTGCTCAATTGCATTTTTAAAATTACTTCCCGTATCGCGTAATTTTGTGCAGAAAAAAGGGCTGAATTTAGGCTTTCACATACAAATGTGGCGTGCTCATTTAAGCAATACTAAATTATTACGCCTTTTTGCGATTGGTTTCTTGCTTACCAGTGTTTTTGTCACCTTATTTAACTATGCGACCTTCCGCTTAAGCGGCGCACCTTATTCACTCAGTCAGACACAAATTAGCCTTATTTTCTTGTCGTATAGCTTTGGTATGGTGTCTTCATCGTTGGCAGGTAGCTTAGCCGATCGCTTCGGCAAGAAAACCATGATGATGAGTGGCTTTGCGCTTATGATCTTGGGTAGTCTCATGACCCTGCTCAGCTCTCTTTTCGGTATTATTATTGGCATCGCATTTATTACCACAGGCTTCTTCATTACCCACTCACTTACGAGTAGTTCTGTGGGTGCCGAAAGTAAACAAGCGAAAGCTCATGCTAGTTCGCTGTACTTACTGTTTTACTATATGGGTTCAAGTATTGTCGGCTCGGCGGGCGGTTGGTTCTGGTTACACGGTGGCTGGAGTGCGATTGTCGGTTTAACCGTGTTCTTGTCTTTAATTGGAATATTTTTAGCGATTTATACATCACATGCCAAAGCGCATTAA
- a CDS encoding GFA family protein: protein MSVKYQGSCLCGAVSYQSDAEPRYSFNCHCRDCQKATGSAYAPIAFFHQSELKISGELKYFETLGSSGRPIKRAFCPTCGSQLFGLPELVPEMISIRAGTLDDPSLYHPKAEVFVSQTYAWDMLNPNLKHFEKMIEKSKK from the coding sequence ATGTCAGTTAAATATCAAGGATCATGTTTATGTGGAGCTGTGAGCTATCAAAGTGATGCAGAGCCACGTTATAGTTTTAATTGCCATTGTCGAGATTGCCAAAAGGCAACAGGTTCGGCCTATGCGCCAATCGCTTTTTTTCATCAATCTGAATTGAAAATAAGTGGCGAACTTAAATATTTTGAGACTTTAGGTTCATCTGGTCGCCCCATTAAAAGAGCTTTTTGCCCGACTTGTGGTTCTCAACTTTTTGGCTTACCTGAACTTGTTCCTGAAATGATTTCAATACGCGCAGGTACTTTGGATGACCCAAGTCTCTATCATCCTAAAGCGGAGGTTTTTGTGAGCCAGACCTATGCTTGGGACATGCTGAATCCAAACCTTAAACACTTTGAAAAAATGATAGAGAAGAGCAAGAAATAA
- a CDS encoding SAM-dependent methyltransferase — MKAKVRAALSRFIPHKYAIDASSLGDSEELAWTNLGFWKNTQTYREACRQLADHLAQAVNLNSKDHLLDLGCGQGASLLHWLQHYHPKSLSAVELQASCVNKIQKFIPEISQIFCGSFLNLKQFEFKQRFDVVLCIDAAYHSHLNSLLDSVTPILNSKGRLGFHYLMRADSCHNMTMLQEQKHRYLLKAADVTWDALLTEEILRTTLEQQGFTDIKIEDLSEQVLLGFSQYIQNQQAQSHNRGLANFKIQMTAKLCQQLYQNGYVRYIQITAIKK, encoded by the coding sequence GTGAAAGCAAAAGTTCGAGCAGCTCTTTCTCGATTTATCCCTCATAAATATGCAATTGATGCATCAAGTTTGGGGGATAGTGAAGAGCTTGCTTGGACAAACTTGGGTTTTTGGAAAAATACCCAAACCTACCGTGAAGCTTGTCGCCAATTGGCTGATCATTTGGCACAAGCTGTCAATTTAAATTCAAAAGATCATCTCTTAGATTTAGGTTGTGGGCAGGGTGCAAGTTTATTGCACTGGTTACAGCACTATCACCCCAAAAGCCTCAGTGCTGTTGAACTACAAGCCTCATGTGTTAATAAAATTCAAAAATTTATTCCTGAAATAAGTCAGATTTTCTGTGGTTCATTTTTAAATTTAAAACAATTTGAATTTAAACAACGCTTCGATGTGGTGCTCTGTATCGATGCGGCTTATCACAGTCATTTAAATTCATTGCTGGATTCGGTTACTCCCATTTTAAATTCAAAAGGACGATTAGGTTTTCATTACTTGATGCGTGCCGACTCATGTCACAACATGACCATGCTACAAGAACAAAAGCATCGTTACTTACTTAAAGCAGCCGATGTCACTTGGGATGCCTTACTCACGGAAGAGATACTGAGAACTACCTTGGAACAACAAGGTTTTACAGATATTAAAATCGAAGATTTATCAGAACAGGTATTATTAGGTTTTTCACAGTATATTCAAAATCAACAAGCACAAAGCCATAACCGAGGGTTGGCAAATTTTAAAATCCAAATGACTGCAAAGTTATGCCAACAACTCTATCAAAATGGGTATGTACGTTATATTCAAATAACAGCAATAAAAAAATAG
- a CDS encoding NAD(P)/FAD-dependent oxidoreductase — MDIAIIGSGMAGLAAARILKDAGHTITIFEALPGRGMDSHSIEFDGGIIDAPLRVMNPHLWKNTLSLAAHLGIKTFPVRTYMSCSWLFEDRTETWLTTSRSRIGNFPIINNRKGIQQYGWRLVKGMLQLKTAIHQFFKSKNQDITLAEFINQNDIEEVFWHGVVMPVLYTICTCNPKTIGDWPAKNLLEFLRHLTDGDMLLRMKGGTPAFVDSLIKGIDIHSGSAIKKVELQGEKVLVENEKGDQGTFDRVIVATPTSKLEEFLNPEQFAEDMNLLKQFRFEQGDLVIHTDATVMPPRRKDWSVLSYMMDRKFTRQQFTVWMNAVEPSLVGKNPVFQTWRPVVDIDPKKVISKVTLTRAVVDSQTIALNKELQQRHLEPNRKVFYCGSWSCDGLPILESAVTSAMHIAEILGAPLPFVGLKPKVEVAPELGY, encoded by the coding sequence TTGGATATCGCAATTATTGGCAGTGGAATGGCAGGACTTGCAGCAGCAAGAATTCTGAAAGATGCAGGACATACAATCACGATATTTGAAGCACTTCCTGGCCGGGGAATGGACAGTCATAGCATTGAGTTCGATGGTGGGATTATTGATGCACCATTGCGTGTTATGAACCCGCATCTATGGAAAAATACACTCAGCCTTGCTGCACACTTAGGCATTAAAACCTTTCCGGTTCGTACCTATATGTCTTGTAGCTGGTTATTTGAAGATCGTACTGAAACATGGTTAACCACATCTCGTAGCCGTATTGGTAATTTCCCAATTATCAATAACCGTAAAGGTATCCAGCAATATGGCTGGCGTCTGGTAAAAGGGATGCTGCAATTAAAAACTGCGATTCACCAGTTCTTTAAATCTAAAAATCAAGATATTACTCTCGCTGAATTTATTAATCAGAACGATATTGAAGAAGTATTCTGGCATGGTGTAGTTATGCCGGTGCTTTATACGATTTGTACATGTAACCCAAAAACAATTGGTGATTGGCCTGCGAAAAACCTTCTTGAGTTTTTGCGTCATTTAACTGATGGTGACATGTTGTTGCGTATGAAAGGCGGTACACCTGCATTTGTAGACAGCTTAATTAAAGGCATTGATATCCATAGCGGTTCGGCAATTAAAAAAGTTGAGCTACAAGGTGAAAAAGTACTGGTCGAAAATGAAAAAGGTGACCAAGGTACATTTGACCGCGTTATTGTGGCGACACCGACATCTAAACTTGAAGAGTTCTTAAACCCTGAACAGTTTGCAGAAGATATGAATCTACTTAAACAGTTCCGCTTTGAACAAGGCGACTTGGTTATTCATACAGATGCAACAGTAATGCCACCACGCCGTAAAGACTGGTCAGTGCTGAGCTATATGATGGACCGTAAGTTTACTCGTCAGCAGTTTACAGTTTGGATGAATGCCGTTGAGCCATCACTAGTAGGTAAAAATCCTGTATTCCAAACTTGGCGTCCAGTAGTTGATATTGACCCTAAAAAAGTCATTTCAAAAGTGACCTTAACGCGTGCAGTTGTAGACTCGCAAACTATTGCTTTAAACAAAGAGCTACAACAACGTCACTTAGAACCAAACCGTAAAGTATTCTACTGTGGTTCATGGTCATGTGATGGTTTGCCAATTTTAGAGTCAGCAGTGACTTCTGCGATGCATATTGCTGAAATTTTAGGTGCACCTTTACCATTCGTGGGATTAAAGCCTAAGGTCGAAGTTGCCCCTGAACTCGGTTACTAA
- a CDS encoding pirin family protein produces MKKFLGAYQNNHMHWVGDGFPVYNLFSYDRLGQTLSPFLLLDYAAPYNFSPTTEQQGVGSHPHRGFETVTIAYQGEVTHKDSSGGGGTIKTGDVQWMTAGAGVLHEEFHSPEFAEHGGLFEMVQLWVNLPSHSKMTPGKYQAIEAKDIPDIALDEHGSHLRVIAGEYADAKGAASTFSPLNVWDGKLVKGQKHTLYVPEGHTTLVVVLEGAVVVNDTNRLEGKTVAILSREGVEFSLNAEEDTKFLVLTGQPLNEPIEGYGPFVMNTKAEIMEAINDFNRGKFGSIMQEG; encoded by the coding sequence ATGAAGAAATTTCTTGGTGCATATCAAAATAACCACATGCATTGGGTTGGTGATGGTTTCCCTGTATATAACCTGTTCTCTTATGACCGTTTAGGCCAAACCCTAAGCCCATTTTTGTTACTGGATTATGCAGCGCCATATAACTTCTCACCAACCACTGAACAACAAGGTGTAGGTTCACATCCTCACCGTGGCTTCGAAACAGTTACTATTGCCTATCAAGGTGAAGTGACTCATAAAGACTCAAGTGGTGGTGGCGGAACTATTAAAACCGGTGACGTGCAATGGATGACTGCGGGTGCAGGGGTGTTACATGAAGAGTTCCATTCTCCTGAATTTGCAGAGCATGGCGGTCTTTTTGAAATGGTGCAATTGTGGGTAAATTTACCTTCGCATTCAAAAATGACCCCTGGAAAATATCAAGCCATTGAAGCTAAAGATATTCCGGACATTGCACTAGACGAGCACGGTAGTCATTTGCGTGTGATCGCAGGTGAATATGCAGATGCAAAAGGTGCAGCAAGTACATTTAGTCCATTAAATGTATGGGACGGTAAATTGGTAAAAGGCCAAAAACATACCCTGTATGTACCTGAAGGGCATACTACCCTTGTTGTTGTGCTAGAGGGTGCGGTTGTGGTCAATGATACAAACCGTCTTGAAGGCAAAACTGTTGCGATTTTATCTCGTGAGGGCGTTGAGTTTAGCTTAAATGCTGAAGAAGACACTAAATTCTTGGTGTTGACTGGCCAACCATTGAATGAGCCAATCGAAGGTTATGGTCCATTTGTCATGAATACCAAAGCCGAGATTATGGAAGCGATTAACGATTTTAATCGTGGAAAATTCGGTTCAATCATGCAAGAAGGATAA
- the ycaC gene encoding isochorismate family cysteine hydrolase YcaC: MAQDYVRLDKDNAAVLLVDHQAGLLSLVRDIDPDKFKNNVLAVANAAKYFNLPTILTTSFETGPNGPLVPELKEIHPDAPFIPRPGQINAWDNEDFVKAVKATGKKQLIIAGVVTEVCVAFPALSALAEGFEVFVITDASGTFNELTRDAAWDRMSKAGAQLMTWFGMACELHRDWRNDIEGLGTLFSNHIPDYRNLISSYNHNTSQK, encoded by the coding sequence ATGGCTCAAGATTATGTACGCTTAGACAAGGATAATGCTGCGGTTCTTTTAGTTGACCATCAAGCAGGTTTACTTTCTTTAGTTCGAGATATCGATCCGGATAAATTTAAAAACAACGTACTTGCTGTTGCAAATGCAGCAAAATACTTCAATCTTCCAACAATTTTAACAACCAGTTTTGAAACTGGTCCAAACGGTCCTTTAGTTCCTGAGTTAAAAGAAATTCACCCAGATGCACCTTTTATTCCACGTCCAGGCCAAATCAATGCGTGGGACAATGAAGATTTCGTAAAAGCGGTTAAAGCAACCGGTAAAAAACAACTGATTATTGCAGGTGTTGTAACTGAAGTGTGTGTAGCATTCCCTGCACTATCTGCTTTGGCAGAAGGCTTTGAAGTATTCGTGATTACTGATGCTTCTGGTACTTTCAACGAATTAACACGTGATGCAGCTTGGGACCGTATGTCTAAAGCAGGTGCTCAGCTGATGACTTGGTTCGGTATGGCGTGTGAATTACACCGTGACTGGCGTAATGATATTGAAGGTTTGGGTACATTGTTCTCAAATCATATCCCTGACTACCGTAACCTGATTTCAAGTTACAATCACAACACTAGCCAAAAATAA
- a CDS encoding LysR substrate-binding domain-containing protein, whose protein sequence is MLKHSNLEFKWVERTLISSFDDFYYFYLVVKHGGFSAASEAENISKSKLSRRIIDLENKFNVSLIQRTTRHFKVTDLGQEFYEECCKVIAQVECAENVLLKQKSEPQGLVKVSCPPLMMHFQIRKILNQFLKTYPKVEISLELTSRRVDILHDDIDLAIRTNFEPNEDSNLIVRDVIKTDHCLVASPELLQDRTIKHYSELQDFPSISLGTQKQNYIWHLCNIRNGESVDVPYQPRIKSNDLAGVYYAVMDGLGIADLPFLTVESEIRKGTLVHILPDWKSNIGMLQLVYVSRKGQRLVVEKLIETLIDELRRLPESHEGYLPT, encoded by the coding sequence ATGCTTAAGCATTCTAATCTTGAATTTAAATGGGTTGAACGGACATTGATAAGCTCTTTTGATGATTTTTATTATTTCTATTTGGTCGTGAAACACGGCGGCTTTAGTGCGGCCAGTGAGGCCGAAAATATTAGTAAATCCAAGCTCAGCCGACGCATTATTGACCTTGAAAATAAATTTAATGTCAGCCTGATTCAAAGAACAACCCGCCATTTTAAAGTGACCGATTTAGGTCAAGAATTTTACGAGGAATGCTGCAAAGTCATTGCTCAAGTTGAATGTGCAGAGAACGTGTTATTAAAGCAAAAAAGTGAGCCTCAAGGTTTGGTAAAAGTAAGCTGCCCGCCTTTAATGATGCATTTTCAAATTAGAAAAATTTTAAATCAGTTTTTAAAAACCTACCCTAAAGTTGAAATATCTCTTGAGCTAACGAGCCGTCGAGTAGATATCTTGCATGATGACATCGACCTTGCGATTCGAACCAATTTTGAACCGAATGAAGATTCAAATTTAATTGTTCGTGATGTGATTAAAACCGATCATTGTCTGGTGGCTTCGCCTGAATTACTGCAAGATCGCACCATTAAGCATTATTCCGAATTACAGGACTTTCCAAGTATTAGCTTAGGCACACAAAAGCAAAATTATATTTGGCATTTATGCAATATACGTAATGGTGAATCGGTTGATGTGCCTTATCAACCACGAATTAAAAGTAATGACTTGGCAGGTGTTTACTATGCCGTAATGGACGGTTTAGGTATTGCCGACCTTCCTTTTTTAACCGTTGAATCGGAAATTCGTAAAGGAACACTGGTCCATATACTTCCTGACTGGAAGTCGAATATTGGCATGCTACAACTGGTTTATGTGTCCCGAAAAGGCCAACGCCTTGTGGTCGAAAAACTCATTGAAACCCTCATTGATGAGCTTCGTCGTTTACCCGAAAGCCATGAAGGATATTTGCCGACTTAA